One stretch of Daphnia pulicaria isolate SC F1-1A chromosome 6, SC_F0-13Bv2, whole genome shotgun sequence DNA includes these proteins:
- the LOC124343424 gene encoding ATP synthase subunit O, mitochondrial-like — protein sequence MAATKFGVLARNFSTSSSSQQLVKAPVQVFGLYGRYASALYSAASKQKSLDKVESELKDFHATIAKDSRLAEFIANPTLKRSLKKDALISVAKKLNMSAVTGNFLELLAENGRLNKLDVVTGHFFTMMAAFRGEVVCEVTSAKALDAATLKEVTAALSGFLQKGQSLKISTKVDPSIVGGLVVVLGDRYIDMSLASKIERYTTLLKQPV from the exons ATGGCCGCAACCAAATTCGGAGTGCTC GCTCGTAACTTCAGCACCAGTTCATCATCCCAGCAGTTGGTGAAG GCTCCAGTCCAAGTTTTTGGGTTGTATGGTCGCTATGCCTCAGCACTCTACTCTGCTGCTTCCAAACAGAAATCTTTGGACAAAGTTGAGAGCGAGTTGAAGGACTTTCATGCAACTATCGCCAAAGATTCTCGTTTGGCAGAATTCATTGCCAACCCCACTTTGAAGAGATCACTTAAGAAAGATGCTCTTATTTCAGTTGCCAAGAAATTGAACATGAGTGCTGTTACAGGCAACTTCCTtg AACTCCTTGCTGAGAATGGAAGACTTAACAAATTGGATGTTGTCACTGGCCATTTCTTTACCATGATGGCTGCATTCAGAGGTGAAGTTGTATGTGAGGTCACCTCAGCCAAG GCCTTGGATGCTGCTACATTGAAAGAGGTTACTGCCGCTCTTTCTGGATTCTTGCAGAAAGGACAGTCTCTCAAGATTTCAACCAAAGTGGATCCCTCCATTGTTGGTGGTCTTGTAGTTGTCCTAGGAGATCGCTACATCGACATGAGTTTGGCATCCAAGATTGAACGTTACACCACTCTCCTTAAACAACCCGTCTAG